Proteins from one Epinephelus moara isolate mb chromosome 1, YSFRI_EMoa_1.0, whole genome shotgun sequence genomic window:
- the marveld3 gene encoding MARVEL domain-containing protein 3 has protein sequence MPERGRHHHHRGDEYDEYRSRDRDYSNDRDHASYDGRGRNQKPRDVDERGSAGDRRGRQNRQRDVTPVSHNEPSAYRDHEREGPSRLSRDTSAYHPEGEYYERQHKQALYNLRYLLTSRGLCQLMELFLNLLIVICAGVPYSNKGGYRDLASLGGVYHYHFGGAQAFTGADAERVKELDRLFHQLSRPPYVFTMACGGVLMIYVCAMLALGIFRVPYRWPHVLLGEALVNFLIGLGYIPALAFYFIKLQGTYNDPICKEREQMYKSKGHKGFECQFHGADIAGGLFGVVGVFVFIFGAVLAVRAFRSVRELKKQRANEDNNF, from the exons ATGCCAGAGAGGGGACGACACCACCACCACAGGGGTGATGAGTATGACGAGTACAGGAGCAGGGACAGGGACTACTCAAACGACAGGGACCACGCTTCATACGATGGCAGGGGTCGCAACCAAAAGCCGAGGGACGTGGACGAGAGAGGCTCTGCTGGTGACAGGAGGGGCAGACAAAACAGACAGAGGGACGTGACACCTGTCTCTCACAACGAGCCATCTGCTTACAGAGACCACGAGCGTGAAGGACCCTCGAGACT ATCCAGAGACACCTCAGCGTATCACCCTGAAGGGGAGTATTATGAGCGACAACACAAACAAGCTCTGTACAATCTCAGATACCTCTTAACCAGCAGAG gtCTCTGCCAGCTGATGGAGCTGTTTTTGAATCTCCTTATTGTCATCTGTGCCGgagtgccatacagcaacaaaGGGGGTTACCGTGACCTGGCCAGCCTTGGTGGGGTCTACCACTATCACTTTGGAGGAGCCCAGGCCTTCACCGGAGCCGATGCAGAGAGGGTGAAGGAGCTGGACCGGCTGTTCCATCAGCTCTCGCGTCCTCCGTACGTCTTTACCATGGCCTGCGGTGGGGTTCTGATGATCTATGTGTGTGCCATGCTAGCCCTGGGAATTTTTAGGGTCCCATACCGCTGGCCCCACGTGCTGCTgggggaggctctggtgaactTCCTGATCGGCCTGGGCTACATCCCTGCGCTGGCCTTCTACTTCATTAAGCTGCAGGGGACCTACAACGACCCCATCTGTAAGGAGAGAGAGCAGATGTACAAGAGCAAAGGGCACAAGGGCTTCGAGTGCCAGTTCCACGGTGCGGATATCGCAGGAGGTCTCTTTGGGGTGGTGGGggtgtttgttttcatcttcGGCGCAGTGTTAGCTGTCAGAGCGTTCAGGTCAGTGCGGGAGCTGAAGAAGCAAAGAGCAAATGAGGACAATAATTTTTGA